A region of Pyxidicoccus parkwaysis DNA encodes the following proteins:
- a CDS encoding DUF2383 domain-containing protein, giving the protein MANTGKDVDTLNSFLRGEISAVETYRKAMGHVSDDRIRTAIDECQHDHEHRVEELKDRIRKMGGEPAEDSGLWGSFSKLVQGGANALGEKAAVQALEEGEDHGLNDYQRDLDQLHGEARRFARMELLPAQKRTHERMSRLKRTLH; this is encoded by the coding sequence ATGGCGAATACCGGCAAGGACGTCGACACGCTCAATAGCTTCCTCCGCGGCGAAATCTCGGCCGTGGAGACGTACCGCAAGGCGATGGGGCACGTTTCGGATGACCGCATCCGCACCGCCATCGACGAATGCCAGCACGACCACGAGCACCGGGTGGAGGAGTTGAAGGACCGCATCCGGAAGATGGGTGGCGAGCCGGCGGAGGACTCGGGGCTGTGGGGCAGCTTCTCGAAGCTCGTCCAGGGCGGCGCGAATGCGCTGGGGGAGAAGGCCGCCGTCCAGGCCCTGGAGGAGGGCGAGGACCACGGCCTCAACGACTACCAACGGGACCTGGACCAATTGCACGGCGAGGCCCGCCGCTTCGCCCGGATGGAGCTGCTGCCGGCGCAGAAGCGGACCCATGAGCGGATGAGCCGCCTGAAGCGCACCCTGCACTGA